The genomic window CAGCGGAAAATTTATTGCTAGACAAGATGCGGATGATATTTCAATGCCTGAGAGGCTTGAGAGACAGGTTTCTTTTATCCATAATAAGAAAGATATTGCCTTGGTAGGAACCTGGGTTTTAACAATAAACAGTAATGGCGAAAAAGTGGATAAAGTTATTTATCCCTGTGATGATGCGACTATTAGGAAAAACATTGTTGTTCGAAATCAATTTGCGCACGGAAGTGTAATGTATCGCAAAGGAGCTGTTGTAAGCGCGGGATGTTACAATGAACTCTTTAGGTTCTCAGAAGATTACAATTTATGGCTCCGACTTGTTGAGTTTGGAGAGGCTGCCAATATTCCAGAGTTTCTCTATAAATGGCGTATGGCAGAACCGATTTTTTATAGTGAAAAGAAAATAGGAGAGGAAATGTATTGCCTGCTTACAAGAGAACTTTTTGACGAAAGAAAAAAGGGCAACAAAGCGAACCTTCAATTTTTAACTCCCCATTGGGTGGAAGAAAACCTTAGTTTGATAAAACAACAGTTCGGTTTTAAAAGAAGAAGAACCGTGTCACAATTTTTCTGTAATTGGGCACTTAAAAGGTTTCTTAAAGGGGATAAAGTTAATGCACGAAGATATATTCGTATGGCTTTGAGAAACAATCCTTTTTCTGTTCAAGTTTATAAAAATCTTCTAATAATTTGGATTTTTGGACCACTTGTTACTTTACAACGTAAAGATAGTGCCAGAGAATAAAAAATGATAAAAATTTCAGTTGTTATACCTCTATATAACAAGGTAGATTTTATAAAGCGTGCTTTAAGTTCTGTACTTGAACAGACATATGAGAATTTTGAGATAATTATAGTAAATGATGGTTCTACCGATGGCAGTGAGAAAATTGTTGAGGGTTATAATGATGTTAGAATAAAATTATTACATAGACCTTACCCTTCTGGAGTATCAGTTGCAAGAAATTTTGGAATAAAGCATTCAAGTGCAGATTTAATTGCTTTTATTGATGCTGACGATAAGTGGAATGAAAATTTTTTAGGAACTATCGTAAGATTAAGAAAAAAACATCCTAAAGCAGGTGCCTACTCAACAGCATTTATAGAAAAACGCTCCAATAAATGTAAAAAACCTATATTCTGGTTTATTCCAAGAGGAGAAGAGTGGGAAGGTATAATACCTGATTATTTTAAGTCCTGCATATATGGTGCTTCACCTGTATGTTCAAGCGCAGTTGCCATACCAAAGAAAATTTTTTCTGATGTAGGTTTTTTCCCCGAAGGAATAAAACGTGGTGAAGACCAAGATATGTGGGCACGGATTGCTTTAAACTATGATATTGCATTTAGCCAATATGTGGGAGCTATCTATTATAAAGGTATTCAGCGCAGTGGTGTAAAAAAAAACAAATGTCTCGAAGGCTATAGAGTTGTAGAATCTTTGGAAGCAGCGTTGAAAAAGAAAAAAATCTGCCCTAAAAAAGCAAAATATATTAAAGAATATGCTAACAAATTTATTTTGGGTTCGGCTGCTCAATGTATAAAAGCAGGGGAAATAGAACTGGCAAAAAAACATCTTAATAAATGTCATACGGAAAGGTTTTTAGGTAGAAAACTTTTTCTTATTTTCTCCGCATTTTTATATAGTAATAAACAAAGACTATTACTTTAAGTTTCTGTAAATTTTTATTGATTTATAACAATGTGTAAACAATATTTTCCTTAACACCTGTTAGTTCCATAATAGGAGTATGTTGATAATAAGAGATTCTTAAGGTAAAAATGATTAAAGTAAAAATATCCACTTCTTTTAAGTGTGAACCTATCTATCTTTTTAGACAATCTCCAAAAAGAAACGGGGTATGGGGAGATGTACAATTTTTTGTTAATGACGACACTCTTAAAGAATGTGATTATTGGGTAGTTTATGAAGGTTTGTCTAAAATTGAGAAAACCTTTTGTCCCAAAGAAAATGTCTATTTAATAACTGGTGAACCACCTAGTATAAAGGGTTACAAAAGGTTTTTTCTTAAACAATTTGTATGTGTAATCACTTGTCATAGAGATATTAAGCATAAGAACAAAATATATTGGCAGCAGGCTATGCCGTGGCATATTGGTTGGAGGCAAACCAATCCTAAAAATACTGAATTTTCTATGGATTACGATGATTTGAACTTTACGAGAGAGATTCAGAAGACCAGATTAATTTCAGTAATTTCTTCAAATAAAAGCAAAATAAAAGAACAAAGGGATAGATTGGAGTTTATGTTTTTTTTAAAAGAATATTTT from bacterium includes these protein-coding regions:
- a CDS encoding glycosyltransferase, with product MKTEITVLMAVYNGEKYVREAIESILSQTFKDFEFLIVDDGSDDSTPRILAEYKDSRIKIVRNPKNIGLAASLNTGIKLSSGKFIARQDADDISMPERLERQVSFIHNKKDIALVGTWVLTINSNGEKVDKVIYPCDDATIRKNIVVRNQFAHGSVMYRKGAVVSAGCYNELFRFSEDYNLWLRLVEFGEAANIPEFLYKWRMAEPIFYSEKKIGEEMYCLLTRELFDERKKGNKANLQFLTPHWVEENLSLIKQQFGFKRRRTVSQFFCNWALKRFLKGDKVNARRYIRMALRNNPFSVQVYKNLLIIWIFGPLVTLQRKDSARE
- a CDS encoding glycosyltransferase; amino-acid sequence: MIKISVVIPLYNKVDFIKRALSSVLEQTYENFEIIIVNDGSTDGSEKIVEGYNDVRIKLLHRPYPSGVSVARNFGIKHSSADLIAFIDADDKWNENFLGTIVRLRKKHPKAGAYSTAFIEKRSNKCKKPIFWFIPRGEEWEGIIPDYFKSCIYGASPVCSSAVAIPKKIFSDVGFFPEGIKRGEDQDMWARIALNYDIAFSQYVGAIYYKGIQRSGVKKNKCLEGYRVVESLEAALKKKKICPKKAKYIKEYANKFILGSAAQCIKAGEIELAKKHLNKCHTERFLGRKLFLIFSAFLYSNKQRLLL